The proteins below come from a single Comamonas antarctica genomic window:
- a CDS encoding replication-associated recombination protein A, protein MTDLFTTKPKPPLAELLRPKTLDEFVGQRHLLGPGKPLRLAFEAGKLHSFILWGPPGVGKTTLGRLAASATDSRFIAISAVLAGVKDIRQAIDEAQAELDNHGRSTVLFVDEIHRFNKAQQDALLPHVESGLLTLVGGTTEHPGLAVNSALLSRAQVYTLEPLSGDELNQLYERALPHLQGVTLDADALDLLKGFADGDGRRFLNLLEQVTNAASGAGKTVVDGEFARLSTSPSLRRFDKGGDEFYWQLSAFHKSLRGSDPDAALYWLARILDGSGDVSQVTRRMVVVASEDIGNADPQALQLALNAALAYERLGSPEGEIPIAHAATYLAAAPKSNAAYAAWNKAKAFVKNSGSLPVPLHLRNAPTKLMQQMGYHEGYRYAHDEPNGYAAGQSYFPEGVARPGWYQPTDRGVERRLGERLTWLRSLDDGTLPEADA, encoded by the coding sequence TTGACCGATCTATTCACGACAAAGCCCAAGCCTCCCTTGGCCGAACTCCTGCGGCCCAAGACGCTGGATGAATTCGTCGGGCAACGGCACTTGCTCGGCCCCGGCAAGCCGCTTCGTCTCGCGTTCGAGGCGGGCAAGTTGCACTCGTTCATCCTCTGGGGGCCGCCAGGCGTGGGCAAGACCACCTTGGGGCGCCTGGCCGCCAGTGCGACCGACAGCCGATTCATCGCCATCTCGGCCGTGCTTGCCGGGGTGAAGGACATCCGGCAAGCCATCGACGAGGCCCAGGCAGAACTGGACAACCATGGTCGATCGACGGTGCTTTTCGTCGATGAGATCCACCGCTTCAACAAGGCGCAGCAGGATGCCCTACTGCCCCATGTCGAGTCGGGGCTCCTGACCCTGGTGGGGGGGACGACCGAGCATCCGGGGCTGGCGGTCAATTCCGCTCTGCTCTCGCGCGCGCAGGTCTATACCCTCGAACCGCTGTCCGGCGACGAACTGAACCAGCTCTACGAACGCGCACTGCCGCATCTCCAGGGCGTCACGTTGGACGCGGACGCGCTGGATCTGCTCAAGGGCTTTGCCGATGGCGATGGCAGGCGCTTCCTCAATCTGCTTGAGCAGGTGACGAATGCTGCGTCGGGCGCTGGCAAGACCGTGGTCGATGGCGAGTTCGCCAGGCTGTCCACCAGTCCATCGCTGCGCAGGTTCGACAAGGGCGGCGACGAGTTCTACTGGCAGCTCTCAGCCTTCCACAAGTCGCTACGGGGCTCCGACCCTGATGCGGCCCTGTATTGGCTGGCCCGCATCCTCGACGGTAGCGGCGACGTCAGCCAGGTGACCCGCCGCATGGTGGTAGTGGCCAGCGAAGACATCGGCAATGCCGACCCGCAGGCGCTGCAACTGGCGCTCAATGCCGCGCTGGCTTATGAGAGGCTGGGTTCCCCCGAAGGCGAAATACCGATTGCCCACGCAGCGACCTACCTTGCTGCCGCCCCCAAGTCGAACGCTGCCTATGCCGCCTGGAACAAGGCGAAGGCCTTCGTCAAGAACAGCGGCTCCCTGCCTGTGCCTCTCCATCTTCGCAATGCGCCGACGAAGCTGATGCAGCAGATGGGGTATCACGAAGGCTACCGCTACGCCCATGACGAGCCCAACGGCTATGCCGCTGGGCAAAGCTACTTTCCCGAGGGCGTGGCGCGGCCGGGCTGGTATCAGCCAACGGACAGAGGTGTTGAGCGCAGGCTGGGAG
- a CDS encoding NAD(P)/FAD-dependent oxidoreductase — MTKTSKNRHHVVIIGAGFGGIEVANQLAGAEVDVTIIDRRNHHLFQPLLYQVAGASLSTSEIAWPIRYLFRNRPEVNTLMAEVEGIDQDARQVILNNGSRQTYDTLVLATGATHAYFGHDEWGAFAPGLKTLEDATTIRGRILAAFEEAERTSDPQQRAALQTFVIIGGGPTGVELAGTIAELARDTLARDFRSIDPSTSRVVLIEAGPRLLSVFPEDLSAYTRQALEKLGVEVVLGTPVTECSADGVVYGGKPLSAKTIVWAAGVQASPAARWLGAASDRAGRVVVGPDLTVAGRPEVFAIGDTASCTMADGKSVPGIAPAAKQQGKYVANLIGRRLKGKLADGPFKYRHQGNLATIGRSLAVIDMGRVKLRGAFAWWIWKLAHIYFLIGTRNRLSVALSWVWNHSIGYRGSRIIMHAISDKEPTALDKSGSLD; from the coding sequence ATGACAAAGACCTCCAAAAATCGACATCACGTCGTCATTATCGGAGCGGGCTTCGGCGGGATCGAGGTTGCCAACCAGCTTGCTGGTGCCGAGGTCGATGTGACGATCATCGATCGGCGCAATCATCACCTGTTCCAACCCTTGCTTTACCAGGTTGCAGGGGCGTCACTTTCGACATCCGAGATCGCCTGGCCTATTCGCTATCTCTTCCGCAATCGCCCGGAAGTGAACACCTTGATGGCGGAAGTGGAAGGTATCGACCAGGACGCGCGTCAGGTCATTCTCAACAATGGCTCGCGCCAAACCTACGACACGCTCGTACTCGCGACAGGTGCTACCCATGCCTATTTCGGACACGACGAATGGGGGGCTTTCGCGCCGGGGTTGAAGACGCTGGAAGATGCCACGACCATTCGAGGCCGAATTCTCGCGGCCTTCGAGGAGGCCGAGCGCACGAGCGATCCTCAGCAGCGTGCCGCGCTGCAGACGTTCGTCATCATCGGTGGTGGTCCCACCGGGGTTGAATTGGCCGGAACCATCGCCGAGCTGGCGCGAGACACGCTGGCGCGTGACTTCCGCTCGATTGACCCGAGCACGTCGCGGGTTGTACTGATCGAGGCGGGCCCGCGTCTGTTGTCCGTCTTTCCAGAGGATCTGTCGGCCTATACGCGCCAAGCACTCGAAAAGCTCGGGGTCGAGGTCGTGCTGGGTACGCCGGTCACCGAATGCTCGGCCGACGGCGTGGTGTATGGCGGCAAGCCCCTTTCGGCCAAGACCATCGTCTGGGCCGCCGGGGTCCAGGCGTCTCCCGCGGCCCGCTGGCTGGGTGCTGCGTCTGATCGTGCGGGTCGAGTGGTCGTTGGTCCCGACCTGACGGTGGCCGGCCGCCCGGAGGTCTTCGCCATCGGCGATACCGCCTCGTGCACCATGGCCGATGGGAAGTCCGTACCGGGCATCGCCCCCGCCGCCAAACAGCAAGGCAAGTACGTCGCCAACCTCATTGGACGGCGTTTGAAAGGCAAGCTCGCTGACGGGCCTTTCAAATACCGGCATCAGGGGAACCTGGCCACCATCGGCCGCAGCCTGGCCGTAATTGACATGGGGCGGGTTAAGCTGCGTGGAGCCTTTGCGTGGTGGATCTGGAAGCTCGCGCATATCTACTTTCTGATCGGTACGCGAAATCGTCTCAGCGTCGCGTTGAGCTGGGTATGGAACCATAGCATCGGCTACCGCGGCTCTCGCATCATCATGCATGCGATTAGCGACAAAGAGCCCACGGCGTTGGATAAATCCGGCTCTCTGGATTGA
- the fghA gene encoding S-formylglutathione hydrolase: MERIEHHASFDGWQDVYQHESTTLGCTMKVGVYLPPQAQHGKVPVLYWLSGLTCTEQNFITKSAVQRYAAEHGIAVVAPDSSARGESVADDPAYDLGQGAGFYVNATQEPWAANHRMYDYVVQELPALIEAHFPVTAERSISGHSMGGHGALVIALRNPGRYRSVSAFSPIVAPTQVPWGHKAFEAYLGSDREAWKQYDTVELIRTVQERLPLLVDQGLGDEFLESQLQPDLLRKACDETGHPLTLNLRPGYDHSYYFIASFIGEHMAHHASALKR; the protein is encoded by the coding sequence ATGGAACGCATCGAACATCACGCCAGCTTTGATGGTTGGCAGGACGTTTATCAGCATGAATCCACGACGCTCGGTTGCACGATGAAAGTCGGCGTCTATCTGCCTCCGCAGGCACAGCACGGCAAGGTGCCGGTGCTGTACTGGCTTTCAGGCCTCACCTGCACCGAGCAGAACTTCATCACCAAGTCCGCCGTCCAGCGCTACGCAGCCGAACATGGCATTGCCGTCGTCGCGCCCGATAGCAGCGCTCGCGGCGAAAGCGTTGCCGACGATCCCGCCTATGACCTCGGACAGGGGGCGGGTTTCTACGTCAACGCCACACAGGAACCCTGGGCTGCGAATCATCGGATGTATGACTACGTCGTGCAGGAACTACCGGCGCTGATCGAGGCCCACTTTCCCGTGACAGCGGAGCGGAGCATCAGCGGCCACTCCATGGGGGGACACGGTGCTTTGGTCATCGCCCTGCGAAACCCGGGCCGTTATCGCAGCGTCTCGGCCTTCTCGCCCATCGTCGCTCCCACCCAGGTTCCCTGGGGACACAAGGCCTTCGAGGCGTATCTGGGTAGCGACCGGGAGGCGTGGAAGCAGTACGACACCGTGGAGCTGATTCGCACCGTGCAGGAGCGTCTGCCGCTGCTGGTGGATCAGGGCTTGGGCGACGAGTTCCTGGAGAGTCAGCTTCAGCCCGATCTGCTGCGCAAAGCCTGCGACGAGACGGGACACCCGCTCACGTTGAATCTGCGCCCGGGCTACGACCACAGCTACTACTTCATTGCCAGTTTCATTGGCGAGCATATGGCACACCACGCATCGGCGCTGAAACGCTGA
- a CDS encoding DUF3422 family protein, whose protein sequence is MKEPANINTTTVQPAPTATVYGMPAYTDRAAAVGEVHARPHLLIQAPRGILQLAFMTEGDQARDQMAMSELSHRFGVAEPDHATPLHGVTWDEGDLHCEKHTEFSTYLWCASLDSETGEPCGENPFKHGFVPPGPVVSGIRLRLLPWTPETEKEVDRFDPASLCYSLVENGSAAILTDFRQDADGLTQILVLARDLTPARAGALAQRLLEIETYRTLALLSLPLTRSMTSELRRMESRLAAITDEMCTSLVERRDSDVLLSELTGLAAELEAGVAANLYRFGASRAYYEIVEERLAALAEEAVSGYCTWADFLQRRIAPAMRTCQSVKERQTKLSDKLTRAIALLRSWIDVELERQNRDLLASMNNRAKMQLRLQQTVEGLSVAAISYYVVSLLGYLLKGIPMVHDSVAPVMAVLVPAVMLTIWWIVRRIRHAHGDTAAEEKSS, encoded by the coding sequence ATGAAAGAGCCGGCCAACATCAATACGACGACCGTACAACCTGCCCCGACCGCCACCGTGTACGGCATGCCGGCCTACACCGATCGTGCTGCCGCCGTGGGGGAAGTGCATGCGCGCCCGCATCTCTTGATTCAGGCCCCTCGCGGCATATTGCAGCTCGCTTTCATGACCGAAGGCGACCAGGCCAGGGATCAGATGGCGATGAGCGAGTTGTCTCATCGCTTCGGCGTTGCCGAGCCCGACCATGCTACGCCGCTCCACGGTGTGACATGGGATGAAGGAGACCTGCACTGCGAAAAGCACACCGAGTTCTCGACGTATCTCTGGTGCGCTTCCCTAGATTCCGAGACGGGAGAGCCGTGCGGCGAAAATCCGTTCAAGCATGGATTTGTTCCTCCCGGCCCGGTCGTATCCGGCATCCGTTTGAGACTTCTTCCGTGGACGCCGGAAACGGAGAAGGAGGTCGATCGCTTCGATCCTGCCAGCCTGTGCTACTCGCTGGTGGAGAACGGCTCTGCCGCCATCCTGACCGATTTCCGACAGGATGCGGATGGCCTGACGCAGATCCTCGTCCTGGCCCGCGATTTGACCCCGGCGCGGGCGGGTGCGCTGGCTCAACGTCTGCTGGAGATCGAGACTTACCGCACCTTGGCGTTGCTGTCCCTGCCGTTGACACGATCGATGACGTCGGAACTGCGACGCATGGAGTCGCGCCTTGCGGCGATCACCGACGAGATGTGTACGAGCTTGGTGGAACGGCGCGACAGCGACGTGCTGCTGTCCGAATTGACCGGCCTGGCTGCCGAGCTGGAAGCTGGCGTTGCGGCGAATCTCTATCGCTTCGGCGCCAGCCGTGCCTACTACGAGATCGTCGAGGAAAGGCTGGCAGCGCTTGCGGAAGAGGCCGTATCCGGGTACTGCACCTGGGCGGATTTCCTGCAGCGTCGCATCGCTCCCGCCATGCGGACATGCCAATCCGTAAAGGAGCGCCAGACCAAGCTCTCCGACAAGCTGACCCGGGCCATCGCGTTGCTGCGTTCCTGGATCGACGTCGAGCTTGAACGCCAGAACCGCGATCTGCTGGCTTCGATGAACAACCGGGCCAAGATGCAATTGCGCCTTCAGCAAACCGTCGAAGGCCTCTCGGTCGCGGCAATTTCTTATTACGTCGTGAGTCTTCTCGGCTACTTGCTCAAGGGCATTCCGATGGTTCACGACAGCGTGGCGCCGGTGATGGCGGTTCTGGTGCCTGCGGTGATGCTGACGATCTGGTGGATCGTGCGCAGGATCAGACACGCCCACGGCGACACGGCAGCGGAAGAGAAATCTTCCTGA
- a CDS encoding VOC family protein, which yields MSNPVISGDGIFSHVFIGAADVQKSAAFYDAALGALGIKNLGPFGNGWVLFGREKPAFIIARPGNGEAPSSNGVTIGFAAATPAEVDAFHAAGLAAGGTDEGQPGARGHLPGAYAAYLRDPAGNKVCSYTFV from the coding sequence ATGTCCAATCCTGTCATTTCCGGCGACGGCATCTTCTCGCACGTCTTCATCGGCGCCGCCGACGTCCAGAAGTCGGCCGCGTTCTATGACGCCGCTCTGGGTGCTCTCGGCATCAAGAACCTCGGTCCTTTCGGCAACGGATGGGTGCTTTTCGGTCGCGAAAAGCCGGCTTTCATCATCGCCCGTCCGGGCAATGGTGAAGCGCCTTCCAGCAACGGCGTGACGATCGGCTTTGCTGCCGCCACTCCCGCCGAAGTGGATGCCTTCCACGCCGCCGGCCTTGCCGCAGGCGGCACCGACGAGGGCCAGCCTGGCGCACGTGGTCACCTGCCGGGTGCCTATGCGGCCTACCTGCGTGATCCGGCGGGCAACAAGGTCTGCTCGTACACCTTCGTCTGA
- a CDS encoding S-(hydroxymethyl)glutathione dehydrogenase/class III alcohol dehydrogenase: MKSRAAVAFGPGKPLEIVEIDVEPPRKGEVLIKITNTGVCHTDAFTLSGDDPEGLFPVVLGHEGAGIVVEVGEGVTSVKPGDHVIPLYTAECGECLFCKSGKTNLCVAVRATQGKGLMPDGTTRFSYNGQPLYHYMGCSTFSEYTVVAEVSLAKINPDANPEHVCLLGCGVTTGIGAVHNTAKVQPGDSVAIFGLGGIGLAAIQGARQAKAGRIIAIDTNPAKFELARTFGATECLNPKDFDKPIHEVLIEMTGWGVDHTFECIGNVNVMRSALEAAHRGWGQSIVIGVAGAGKEISTRPFQLVTGRTWKGSAFGGVKGRTQLPGMVEDAMKGEIDLAPFVTHTMGLDEINHAFDLMHEGKSIRTVIHY; this comes from the coding sequence ATGAAATCACGTGCAGCAGTTGCCTTCGGGCCAGGAAAGCCGCTGGAAATCGTCGAGATCGACGTCGAGCCGCCGCGCAAGGGCGAGGTGCTCATCAAGATCACGAACACCGGCGTTTGCCATACCGACGCCTTCACCCTGTCGGGCGACGATCCGGAAGGTCTCTTCCCGGTCGTGCTGGGTCATGAAGGTGCGGGTATCGTCGTGGAGGTGGGTGAAGGTGTGACCAGCGTGAAGCCTGGCGATCACGTCATTCCGCTCTACACCGCCGAGTGCGGCGAGTGCCTGTTCTGCAAGTCCGGCAAGACCAACCTGTGTGTCGCGGTTCGCGCAACCCAGGGTAAGGGGCTGATGCCCGATGGTACGACTCGCTTCTCGTACAACGGTCAGCCGCTTTACCACTACATGGGTTGCTCGACCTTCAGCGAATACACGGTCGTCGCCGAAGTCTCGCTGGCCAAGATCAACCCGGACGCCAATCCCGAGCACGTCTGCCTGCTGGGCTGCGGTGTGACCACCGGCATCGGCGCCGTGCACAACACGGCCAAGGTACAGCCCGGCGACTCGGTGGCCATCTTCGGCCTCGGCGGCATCGGTCTCGCTGCGATTCAGGGTGCGCGCCAGGCCAAAGCGGGCCGCATCATCGCCATCGATACCAATCCGGCGAAGTTCGAGCTGGCTCGTACCTTCGGCGCGACCGAATGCCTCAACCCGAAGGACTTCGACAAGCCGATTCACGAGGTTCTGATCGAGATGACCGGCTGGGGTGTCGATCACACCTTCGAGTGCATCGGCAACGTCAACGTCATGCGTTCGGCTCTGGAAGCTGCCCACCGTGGCTGGGGCCAGTCGATCGTCATCGGCGTCGCCGGTGCCGGCAAGGAAATCTCGACCCGTCCGTTCCAGTTGGTCACCGGCCGGACCTGGAAGGGCTCTGCTTTCGGCGGGGTCAAGGGGCGTACCCAACTTCCGGGCATGGTGGAAGACGCAATGAAAGGCGAGATCGATCTCGCCCCGTTCGTCACCCACACCATGGGTCTCGACGAGATCAACCACGCCTTCGACCTGATGCATGAAGGCAAGTCGATTCGCACGGTGATCCACTACTGA
- the frmR gene encoding formaldehyde-responsive transcriptional repressor FrmR: MPHSPEEKKQALTRIRRIKGQVATLEQALDAGAECPAILQQLAAVRGAVNGLMATVLESYLREEFPRSDIRSDSQNKSIDETISIVRSYLR, translated from the coding sequence ATGCCACATAGCCCGGAAGAAAAGAAGCAAGCCCTGACGCGCATCCGGCGCATCAAAGGTCAGGTCGCGACTCTTGAGCAAGCGCTCGATGCAGGTGCGGAATGCCCTGCAATTCTTCAGCAGCTTGCGGCCGTTCGTGGGGCAGTCAACGGATTGATGGCGACCGTTCTGGAGAGCTATCTGCGGGAAGAGTTTCCCCGTAGTGACATCAGGAGCGATTCGCAGAACAAGTCCATTGACGAGACCATCTCTATCGTCCGCTCCTATCTGCGGTAG
- a CDS encoding carbon-nitrogen hydrolase family protein, which translates to MKVAVAKYSVGQPADFEAFAARQRLALEEARRGGAELAVLPEYLSLELAATFEPGIRHDFNASLAALQALQPAWLALYADLSRELCMTIQAGTFLTQVGLDRYRNRAWWFAPDGTRDYQDKLQLTGFEKDAGVIEGGDELKVFDLKGVRAGIAVCYDSEFPLPVRAQREAGVRLLLVPSCTDTQAGATRVRVGCMARALENRMFIAQAVTTGAADWSPALDTNTGEATIYAPMDRGFPEDGILATTCGTQAWAIADLDVDALERNQEQAQVAVDRDWDGQMLPALRKARYSGRQVA; encoded by the coding sequence ATGAAAGTAGCAGTTGCGAAATACTCAGTGGGTCAGCCCGCGGACTTCGAGGCATTTGCTGCGCGGCAGCGGCTGGCTCTGGAGGAGGCGCGCCGTGGCGGGGCGGAACTGGCCGTGTTGCCCGAGTATCTATCCCTCGAACTGGCTGCAACGTTCGAGCCTGGCATCCGCCATGATTTCAACGCCTCTCTGGCCGCGCTGCAGGCCTTGCAGCCTGCGTGGCTGGCACTGTATGCCGACCTGTCGCGCGAGTTGTGCATGACCATTCAGGCCGGTACGTTTTTGACCCAGGTTGGATTGGACCGCTACCGCAACCGGGCTTGGTGGTTTGCGCCTGACGGCACACGCGACTACCAAGACAAATTGCAGTTGACGGGGTTCGAGAAAGACGCCGGCGTCATCGAGGGTGGCGACGAACTCAAGGTGTTCGATTTGAAAGGCGTGCGTGCCGGCATCGCTGTTTGCTATGACAGTGAGTTTCCATTGCCCGTGCGAGCCCAGCGAGAGGCGGGAGTGCGCCTGCTGCTGGTTCCGAGCTGTACCGACACCCAAGCAGGTGCAACCCGGGTCCGTGTGGGCTGCATGGCGCGGGCACTGGAGAACCGAATGTTCATCGCGCAGGCCGTGACGACCGGAGCTGCTGACTGGAGTCCGGCGCTGGACACGAATACTGGCGAGGCCACGATCTATGCACCCATGGATCGCGGATTCCCTGAGGACGGCATTCTCGCGACGACGTGCGGCACGCAGGCATGGGCAATCGCAGATCTTGACGTCGATGCGCTCGAACGAAACCAGGAACAGGCCCAGGTTGCCGTCGATCGCGACTGGGACGGCCAGATGTTGCCTGCACTGCGGAAGGCTCGGTACTCGGGTCGTCAGGTCGCCTAG
- a CDS encoding GNAT family N-acetyltransferase — MTSDVQVLVRRGADIAEWFDAVAGLRASVFRSFPYLYEGDTEYEKHYLAMYARSADSLLVLALADDVVVGASTGLPLGDAEPAFHVPFADRGIPVEAVFYCGESVLLPAFRGLGLGHRFFDEREAHARSLGGMQWASFASVDRADDDLRRPSNYRSNDPFWTRRGYVRQSDMKVTLPWKQVGEPSETEQTLTMWLHSLENAK; from the coding sequence ATGACCAGCGACGTGCAGGTGCTGGTTCGTCGTGGCGCGGACATTGCCGAATGGTTCGATGCCGTGGCAGGCCTGCGGGCGAGCGTCTTCCGCAGCTTTCCTTACCTATACGAGGGCGACACCGAATACGAGAAGCACTACCTCGCCATGTACGCCCGTTCGGCAGACAGCCTGCTGGTACTCGCGCTCGCTGATGATGTGGTCGTGGGTGCGTCCACGGGGTTGCCGCTCGGCGATGCGGAGCCGGCCTTCCATGTGCCGTTCGCCGATCGAGGAATCCCGGTGGAGGCAGTGTTTTACTGTGGCGAATCAGTCCTGCTCCCGGCCTTCCGGGGCCTTGGCCTGGGCCATCGCTTCTTTGACGAGCGCGAAGCGCATGCCCGTTCGTTGGGCGGCATGCAGTGGGCATCGTTCGCGTCGGTGGATCGTGCAGACGACGATCTCCGGCGTCCTTCCAACTACCGCAGTAATGACCCCTTCTGGACCCGTCGCGGCTACGTGCGGCAGTCGGACATGAAGGTTACGCTGCCCTGGAAGCAGGTGGGTGAGCCGAGCGAAACCGAGCAGACGCTCACGATGTGGCTGCACTCCCTGGAGAACGCGAAATGA
- a CDS encoding ketosteroid isomerase-related protein yields the protein MNAATLITAYYDAFNRGDREAMLSMLTDDVAHDLNQGAREVGREAFRAFLQRMDRCYGEQLRGIVVMVSADGLRAGAEYVVHGEYKVTDDGLPEAQGQRYVLPGGAFFEIRDGKIARVTNYYNLGDWIAQVGGDA from the coding sequence ATGAACGCTGCGACTCTCATCACTGCCTACTACGACGCCTTCAACCGCGGCGACCGCGAGGCCATGCTGTCAATGTTGACCGATGACGTCGCGCACGACTTGAACCAGGGCGCTCGTGAGGTCGGTCGCGAAGCCTTCCGCGCCTTCCTGCAGCGCATGGACCGCTGCTATGGCGAGCAACTGCGCGGGATCGTGGTGATGGTCAGCGCCGACGGCCTGCGTGCAGGCGCGGAGTACGTGGTGCATGGCGAATACAAGGTGACGGACGACGGGCTGCCGGAAGCCCAGGGCCAGCGCTACGTGCTGCCGGGCGGCGCGTTCTTCGAGATCCGCGATGGCAAGATCGCTCGTGTCACCAACTACTACAACCTCGGCGACTGGATCGCACAGGTTGGAGGGGACGCCTGA